CGGCAGATTTGAAAGTGGGCAATTCCAATTCCACGGCGTGGGGCCGCACAAGAACACAGGAAGAGGGGCCTGTGGAAGTTCCCAAGCCCGTTTAGAGGCCGGGACCCCCTGGAGCGGCCCCACGCCTCCCCTTCCGCCTTGCCGTACCACTCGGGGCCGTCCCGGCGACTGGCCGCCTGGTGGCGTAGCCGAGGTCGACCCCGGGGTGTAGTGGTAGCCCAGGATCCATTCCCCAACCCCCAACATCCCCAACCGGGAGACTAGGAAGAATTGGGGGCACGGATGGTCAGGCCGGCCTGAACGGGCTGGGAAGGGGAGGAGCGGCCGGGCTTTTGTGCTGGAACTAGGACCAGCTGTCACCCTTTGGACTTGCGGGGCGGTGGGGGAGGTCGTGTTGACCCTTGAGGGCCCCCCATCTTTGCATGCCCTTTTGCACGCCCcgcttgggggtggggggaaggcgTGACTGCCCACTTCCATACTTGGAGTTCTTTGGGAGCAGCGTTTGACGTGTGTGGATCCTGCACGAGCAACAGCGCGCATCCGTGCTCACATGTGCGCGTCTGTGTGCTTACCAGAACACGCGTGACGTGGTTGCGCGCGTGTCGGAGCCCAGTCGCTCGGGGGCGGGGCTACCTCCCCCTTCCTTGGGCTCTGCCCCTCCCATGCTTGGgtcagggagggggaggggacggagacggggaggggggaggggaggcggaGCCCCGGTCGGGCTTTTGGAGTGTCCGAGGATCTGGGCTGGAGCGAGGGCTCGGAGGGAGCTGCCGGGGTCTGAGCATGGAGCAGCGCGGTGGAGGTGAGGGGGGCAGGCACGGGGAGGGATGCCGTGGAGCCCCAGAGTTCGGTGGTAGCCTAGGTCCATCGTTAATGGACTTGGGGTGATCTTCGAGTCAGTGCTACTTGGGGGGGCCCGAGGGGACGCCCACTACTTTGTGTCCCGGGATTGGATTCAGCTTCTCCTGGCGCGGGGATGGACGAGGCACCCCGCACCCCCCCAGTCCTGTAAGCTTTGGAGGCAGTTTATCTAACTCTAGAGCCTCGGTGTGGGGGCGGGGATGGGGGTGGCGGCCCTGCCTATCCTAGCCCTCCCACTGAACTCCAGACTGaagaagtgggggtgggggagaggggagtcCTCCCGCTGGGTAAGTGTTTGAGCCGAGGGGCCCCCTTTCCCACAGAGCAGACACAGACGCTGCTCAAAATGGAGCCTCCGATAGCCCCTCCCTCTCCAGCTTGGAAGGAGAGAGCGGGAGCCCGGCCCCCCCAAGGCTCCGGCCTAGTCTGGACTTCCAGACACTGAGGCTGCCCTGCGCTGTCTCTCCACCCCTACTCCCCCTTCCACTTCTGccatctttctccttctcttcgtCTTCTtgcctctccctcccaccctgtCCCCCTCACTTTTCTGGTGCTCACAAGGAGACAGATGGGGGGAAGTTAGTCCACCCAGTGACCCCTTAAGACAGAGCCCACCATTGTGTGTGTTGGCCGATTCCCTCCTCGGTACTCGGTAACTTTAAGGATGGCATGTTAATTGGAGGGGGAGGTCTCATCTACTtaaccccctccccccattatTTGCCTGGGGCCTGGCCTGAGTAGGGGTGGATCCGGCTTTCTGGTCTGGAGCTGCAGTTGGAGAGAACCTGATGCTCTCTAGTTCTAAAGCTCCAAGATATTTCACCAGCTCAGTTTTCTGTTTTGAATTTGATCgtaaggaagaaagaattggagTTTAAGAAACTTCCTGTTCAGGTTCAGAAAATTAATTACCAGatctttgaggtttttttttttttccaattcttgaGATTGTTTtttagaatggaaagagaaaaagttgtaaactgattcataTTTACAATTATACAGCTTCAATGTTTTTCATGCACTCTTCCCCAATATACCCACTTATGTTGATCTCCAGATTGTGTCTTGATGATTTGGACAGATGTCCAAAACTCTTAGAGGATTCAGGAAGGGCTGGGGTTCTGGATGGGCACCTCCCTTTCCCAACCTAAGAAGCAGATGAAACTGAGGATCAAGGGTCAGCAGACCCTGTTTCGATCCAGCCAAATTCTGGGAACCCCCATTCGCTGGGGGTGGCAGCAGAGCCTGTGTTTTCAAGGAGAAAAGGAAGTTCTCTCCAGATCATAACTAGTTTTTCTTCCTCAATGGGGTTGGCTTTTATTTCTTGGGATCAATCTGATATTGAGAGTTTGGTGGGTGATGTTGGAGATGGGGCAGTGTTTGTCTTGGAAAGAAAGCTCCAAACTCCATGTCCTTCATTAACCCCTGGGGTCCCTTTGGGGACAGGTGGTACTGGAGTGATTTAAGAGTTAAGTATTTTAGTGTTTAGTCCAACTTTGTGAAAACTGGGGGTAAGTGGTCATTGTTTCTCGGGAGGCAAACAAATGACCACTGATTAATTTGGGGAACAGAGGATGGACTGGTATAGTTTGGGGGGAATGGCACAGACAGCTTTTAGTTCTCTAATTATATCTGGAAACAGATAGGTGTGTAGTGTCTGTCTTGCAGTGGGTAGTGAGGTTTCTCCTCCTAAGGGCTGAGCTAGAAGAGAAGGCTTCTTTGGGAGTCAGAGAGACCTATGTTCCTAAGTGGGGACAGGTCCCCAGATCTTAGTGTAGGGGTTCAGCAAGATCTGAAACCTCAGACAGAGGTTTTGCCCTACCTGGAGGCCCTAGACTCATCTGACCAGTTTGGCCGGCTTGGCTACTTCCCTCCCCCTATCTGGCCCTTGCTCTTGACACCTTTTCTAGCCTCTCTGTACCCTCCCTCTCCTTTGCTTCCCCTCTAAAGGGGAAAGCCTATTTCTCATCAGATTTAAATCTCAGACCCCTGTTGAGATACTAAGGAACTCTAGAAACATGAGAAATCATGACTCTGTCTTTTTGGCTTCAAACAAAGGGCAAGGAAGAAGACGTATTTATGTGTTtgtgtggatgtatgtgtgtgttggggaGGTAAGTTTTCAGGGTTTGGGAGAGGCCTAATGAAACAAGGAATAGGCTTTGGACTAGGATACTTAGAATTGGGGCTACTTTGTGGTACCCAGGGTTCGAGATCATGGACATAGGGTCCTTGGGGTGGGGCATTGGCAGAGGGATTTAGGGTGGGCATTCGTCCAGCAGTAGGCTATGGGTGCAACTAGAGGTCTGGCAGGGACACAGGATCACAGAGTTCTGACTGTTGCCCTCCTCCTTATACAGCAGGTCGCCTTCAAGGCCTGTGGCCAGGCCACAGTCCCTCCAGCTATGGCAATCGTCCAGACTCTGCCTGTGCCCCTGGAAGCCAACCCTGAGAACACGGTCTCACACCCACCCCACCTGCCCACCATGGGCAGTGTGAGTAGCCTTATTTCAGGCCGGCCCTGCCCTGGAGGAGGGCCTACACCCTGCCACCATGCTCCCTCTGGACCCCCTTTTTTCCGGCAGCAGGATGGGCTACTGCTTCGAGGGGGTGGTTGTAGGGCCCAAGAGCCACTGTGCCCCCCAGTACCCACCAGAAAGCCTGTGGGAAATGCTGGCTTTGCATATATCAATGAGGACTTCCGGGGAGACTCACCCTCCAGCCCCTGTAGTGACACTGAGGATGCCCGGGAGCAGCAAGCCCGAAGTGCCCATCTCAGGGGCCCACCTCCAAAACTCATCCCTGTGTCTGGAAAGTTGGAGAAGGTAAGGACCCTTCCTTCCAAGTGCAGATTATCTTTCACAGTGTGTCCAGTGAAAGAGGTGGGATGGAATGGAGCTTTTTAGCACCTAGCTCTGCTTCTTCACCCAAGGGGTTACCATTTAGATGTAGGGCTTGGGAGAGGGAAACTTCCTAGCAGCCAGATGGTAGTACTTTGTTACTCTGTTTCAGAATATGGAGAAGAATCTGATCCGGCCTACAGCCTTCAAACCTGTGCTGCCCAAGCCTCGGGGGCCACCATCTTTGCCAGCATTCCTGGGGCCACGGGCTGGTGTTGGGGGGATGTCAGGGAGCCAGGGTAGTCTGACCCAGCTGTTTGGGGGCCctgcttcctcctcttcttcctcttcctcgtcCTCTGCTGACAAGCCTCTGACCCTCAGTGGTTGGGCCAGTGGTTGCCCCTCAGGGACACTGTCTGACTCTGGCAGAAACTCACTGTCTAGCTTGCCTACTTACAGCACAGGGGGAGCTGAACCAGCTGGAAGCTCTCCAGTGGGACATCTACCTACTGATGGCGCTGGTAGAGGGGTGCTACCTGGAACTGGGAGCAGCCACCGTGGGGTCCCCATGGGTCCTTCACACTCAGACAGTGGGCGTTCATCATCCAGCAAGAGCACAGGATCCCGGGGAGGCCTCCTCAGTGGTGGGGGTACTCGGGTCTCTCCAGACAGTGGTTCTTGTGGGGATCGATCACCTCTACCTGGCCCGCCCccacctccccccccacccctgccAGATGAGTCTCTGCTGCGATGTGCTCTGCAGGAGAAACTTCGGGAGCGTGAGGCAGAACTGCAACAGCTTCGGGACAGCTTGGATGAAAACGAGGCTGCCATCTGCCAGGTGACTGACTTCTCCCTTTACCTGTCACCATCCCCTGCCAGATGGGGATGAGCAGATAGAACCTTGAGTGGACAGAAACCTGGGTCTAATCCTTTATGCTTCAGTATGTTCTGAACTTCACTTAAATTCCCTTGTCAGCTCTCCCTGAGTAATGAGAAGTGGGAAAATGCTTCAGAAGTTACTTTTAGTGATAAGGAGTTGAGTGAAGGACAGACAACTTGAATAATTTAAAACACTAGATAATTCCTATGGGTGCATTATTTTACagctcataaaattattttatatcgctacccccctccccattttataaataaggaaactgaggctggaagcAATAAGGTGACTAAACCAGGATCATATATCAGATTGATAGTAGGGCCAGAATTAGACCTTCTGTTACCCTGCAGTCCTTCAGATCTTTGGGGCCTTCACCTACGGATGTTAACAGCAGCTGCATATCAGTACCTAAACTGCAGCCAGCCTAATATTAAGAGTAAGGTTTAATCTCCCTGAGCATATTTTCTAATGCATAGGTGTTTTGAGGAGGTGTGGATCAGTAGAAAATACTGGATTCTGTTGATCTAGGTTCAAATATCAGCCCCATAAGTGTGGGAGGGGAAGACAAACTATTTGTGCATGTTGGGGGGGGATGGAGAAGATTTATGGCCCTGCTCCCCCTCACTCCCCACCGCCAGGTCTATGAGGAAAAGCAGCGACGTTGGCAGCGGGAGCGGGAGGAGCTCCAGGAGGACTGTGTAGCCCAGGTGAAGCAGGCAACCCAGAGGGCCCAACGGGCCCAGCAGCTGCTGCAACTGCAGGTGTTCCAGCTGCAGCAAGAAAAACGCCAGCTGCaggatgactttgcacagctgcTGCAGGAGAGAGAACAACTGGAACGACGGTGTGCGGCCTTTGAGCGGGAGCAGAGTGAGCTCGGTCCTCGACTGGAGGAGACCAAGTGGGAGGTGGGTTTGAGGGTGGGAAGATGGGGGAGAGGGTAGATTGGGGGGGGTGGTAGATATCTTTAGGACCAGACAAGCACCTGATCTTGAGGTAAAAGTTCCAGGGCTTCAACCTCATTATTTTAGAACTATTACCCAAGGTTTTCCAAGGGAAGCTGGAGCTCAAAGTAAGGTGGTTTGCCTCCAAATCTTTTACCTGCATTCTCTTGCTCAACCCCGGGGATGTGAGATCATCACTCACCATTGGTTCCCCCTTATCCCCAAGGTGTGCCAGAAATCAGGGGAGATCTCCCTGTTGAAGCAGCAGCTAAAGGAATCCCAAGCAGAGCTGGTTCAGAAGGGCAGTGAGCTGGCAGCGCTACGAGTGGCTCTTAGGGAAGCCCGGGCCTCCCTAAGGGCCAGTGAGGGGCGAGCTCGGGGGCTGCAGGAGGCTGCCCGGGCTCGGGAACTAGAGCTTGAGGTCTGCACTCATGAGCTACAACGGAGAAAAAATGAGGCTGAATGGCTCCGAGAGAAGGCCGGACAGTTGGACATGGCCGTGGCAGGACTTCGGGGGGCCCCAGAACCTATGCCCACCCCTGACCCCTTCTTGCTGTCGGAGAGTGATGAGGCCAAAGCTCAGAGGGCGGCAGCAGCTGGGGCTGGGGGAAGCCTTCGGGCCCAGGTAGAGAGGCTGAGGGCTGAGCTGCAGCAGGAGCGGCGTCGGGCCGAGGAGCAGCAGGGAAGCTTTGAGAGTGAGCGCCTGGCTTGGCAGGCGGAGAAGGAGCAAGTCATTCGCTACCAGAAGCAGCTGCAGCACAGCTACATCCAAATGTACCGGCGCAATCGGCAGCTAGAGCAGGAACTGCGGCACCTGAGCCTGGAGCTGGAGGCCCGAGAGCTGGTGGACTACAGCCTGCCTGAAACCCCACCCTGTGTCCACTTGGAGGAGATCACAGCCACAGAGATCTGAAGATTCATAGGTTAGAGGAGCCAAGAGACAGTGGATGGGAATCAGCTTGGGGGACCCTGTGTTGAGGGACTCTTACTTCTCCACCTTTCTTTGCCCTGAATGAGTGCAGGGATAAGTGTCTGGGCCAACTTTTCAGTAGAGCTAAGGGCCCCATGTGATTATTCATAGGGTGATCTCAAGCTCGCTCATGCCCTTTCCGGGGGAGGTGTGAAGACCATTCCCCCACTCCAAACCTGCCCAAGCTTTGAGGGCCTCAGGATTCCACACCACAGAAAGAGAAGGCTCCATATTCCCCTTCTCCCGGAAGTATGTGCCTCCCGTCCCTGTCCTGGGCTAAAGGAGGAGGGACCTGGGGTGAAAATGCCTTGGTTCTCCCTCAGGTTCCTCTTTCTGGAGCCCCATTCATAGCCCCCTGTGTGACCAGGAGCTGCCTTCAGACCAAAGGAAGAACTCAGAGACTTCTCATTTATTTGTGTTTGTTACTATTCCGATCTCTAACATCATCCCACCCTCTTTTTCCTGAGTTTATGGCAtctttaaaattgtatatttttcaCACGTGTAAATTTCTTGTACAAacccaaagaaaaaattaaaaattttttttttgtttttaagaaaaatgaatgtgCTTAAAAGTGTCTATAAGAGAGAGTCTGTTCTCTGCCCACATACACACTACTGTTGGCTCCTCTTTAGCTCCTCTCCTGGTTTTGGGAGGTCCTGCTACGTGTCCAGTAGAAAATGGTCTGGAAATCCTTATGGAACTTGACTTGAATGGAATTTATAGGGTCTGAGATACTGGGGTACTTCTCTTACATTCTAAACCCTTAACTAAGTAATGACTAGAAGCACAGGACTGGATGAGATGGACCCTGGTCCTCTCTCACTGGAAGAGCCCTGTGTGGAGGGCCCTACCTGTGAGATACTAGACAGGGCAGGGAAGCGTTTACACTCCAATTCCCATGGCTCTGACCCCCACTCTAGGCCTTAGATTTGAGGCACATCTGGGCCTAGGGGGAACAAGGAAGGCTGGTTATTAGCACCATCATCTAATTTCTGTTCTGACCACAGATCTGCCCTGTTTGAGAGATATGAGGCCCTAGAAGATGGATTAAGGAAAGTGGTTGTGGTCATCCAGGAACTTGGGGTAGTGCTGGGGGGGGATAACCCCATCTCTGTTAACTTAGGGAGGGATCAGGGAGTGAATCAGCAGGTCATCAAAAGAAAGTGATCTGGGGCtaagagatggaggaaggggCTGAAGGACAAGGGCGAGGAAGCCTGACCACTATCTCCATGGGCTCCCGAGCCTTGTTTCGATAGGCCCTGCGGATGGTGTCCACAGCTCGCTGGTGAGTCACCTGTTGGAGGCTCTCCCCATCCACAGAAACAAGCTCAAAGCCAGCCTGATGGAGAGGTCACAGCCTTAGCTCCTTCCTTTCTGGGGCTCGGGCTTCTCACCCCATTTCCCAATCTGAGACTGGAGGAGGAGTTAGGGGGAAGTGtgtgcttgggggggggggggaacagcgCTGACAATGAGATTTTTgttcagtattttctttcttggttgcgttggggggggggggtggtaaAACAGACAATAGTCCCTTtgttgtgtgtggggggggatgTTTTTGCTCCACCCAAGATAAACCCCTCCCTCCATCCACCCCCACCCATCGTGCTTAGTCATAGCATCATTGGATTTGGAAGTGAAAGGGATCTTAGGTCATCTAGtcccatctcttcatttttacatatgaggaaactgagactcagagatgaTGTGACTTGGAAATAGCTAAGCttaaatccttttaagtcatatcTAGCCTGCTTTCCATTCTGTCCCATCTATCCCCCATCACCCCAAAGCCATCAGTGCTCATTCTAGGCGTTGCCTCCTCTCCCCCACAATGGATAAACCAGATTTAGAACTGAGCTTGGAATCCCTCCCCACGGACAGATTTCCCCAGTACCTGTAGAGCCCCACTGAGGAAGGCTGCCCCTCCGGGAAAAATCTTCTCAATCTTCACCATGGGCTGCACCTTGGATTCTATCCCCCCGGAAATGCTGATTCCTGGGAGTGGGGTTCTCTGTCAGAGGCTCCCCCAAGTTCGCTTCCTGGACCCCTGGCGCGTTCCCAGATCGGGGGATTTCTCCCTCTACCACGGCCCTGTCTCCCATCTTAGCCCTCAGTGACCCTCCCATTGCTCTGCTCACCCAGGGACTGTCTGAGCTTGGAGAGAGTGACCGTCCTGAGCTCCCCCTCTTCATCGCCGTCAGGAGGCGGCTCTTGCTCCTGGGTCCCTCCACGCTGGTCAGGGTCCTCAGCGATTACGTGGGCGCTGGGACCGGGGAGGGGCAGCCGGGAGCGCCGGGACTTACTGTAGCGTCCGTTCCCGGGGGCCGGGGACGGGGATCGCCTGCTGCCTGGGGACTTGCCACGGCTGCGGCTGCGGCTGCGGCTGCGACCTCGGCTGCGGCTGCGTCGGGCATCGTCGCGCGCCCGTCCGGGGGGTTCGCTCAGCAGCCAATTGGGCCGGGGGGGCCGGGGAGCTACAGGGGGTGGCCTGGGCGGTGGCGGCGGGGGCGATGAGCTGCGGCGGCCGGGGCATGTGAAGGCGTCCACTGGAACGTCTCGCAGCGGGGGGAAGGGCTTGTGAGAGCGGCGAGGGGCAGCGGCCGGGGAAGGACTCGGGGTGTCCTCCGGCTGCGAGACCTGCAGCCCCACTAGCCGCTCCCCCAGCGCCCCCGCCGCCGCAGCTGccgcctcctcttcctcctcagcgAAGCCATTCATCGGGAGCAGGTAGAAACCTCCCCTGCTGTCTGTGGAGGGCAGGGGCGGGAAAGAGGGGGCTGTGGTCACCCTCCTAGCCTTTACTccctgcttccccccccccaggctctGCTCAGTCagctctccccaccccacccattTCCCAGGACCACTGCACACCAACCCCCTGACCCAGTCCAGATGAAGAGAAGGTACTCTAGACAAACATCCTAATTttaaaggtgaagaaactgagtcatcGAGAGAGTGACCGCCCACGTCACTAAGGTGGTACCTAAATAAAGAGCAGAACATCAGAATTCCCTTTCTGTAAGTCCAAAGCCGGGTCTCTCTCCTGTGCCAAAATGATCCTTCTAGGGCCTCCTAAGACTAGGCACCTACGTTTGTGTGGCATCTACTGAAAACCAGATCTTTGTGGGCTTGAAGTCAGATTTGAGGAGGGTCTGCAAATGACAAGGCTGAAGCCTGCACCCAGTGCCTGGGAGCTGAGAGGCCCAAGGCTGGAAGGAAACGTTGCCACAGAGCTCTAGGGGGAAAGGCTGCCTGCTGTGGGTCACCTTTCACAGATACTACTGCAATAACTGCTAGGTGGCTCATGTGCATAGATCACTGGGCCTAGAAAACGCTTTGAATTTGACCCCAGACATTTAGTGGTGTCTAGGCAAGCCACCAGTAGATGTCTGGAGTAACATTTGAACTCTGTCCCATTTtcagcatctgtaaaatggagatgacagcaaatagcacttacctctcagggAAGTTGGGGATAAGCTAATATGTGTACaagcaaaattatttgtatttgcaAAGCTACttgtataaatgctagttatttttttttgctgaggcaattggggttaagtgacttgcccagggtcacacggccaggaagtgttaagtatctgaagtcacatttgaactcagaccctcctgacttcagagctggtgctctatccattgagccacctggctgcccctagttgttattattattattgatggaATTCCCTATTTATAGTCTCCTCCTCTTCTAATCCTTTCTAGAAAGGGCTGCCAAGATTATCTTTCTAAGGCACAACTTTGACTCTCCTGTTCAAGAAACTTGAGTGCTTCcttattgtctctaggataaaatagaaagtcTACAATTTGGCTTTCAAAAAACCTTTCTTCACAATCTAACTCGCCTTGCTTTTCAGCTTATTGTATGTCCTTCCCCTTCTTGGTTTTGTAGTCAAGCTAGTTGTTCCCTATACATGACATTCCAGCTCCCAGCTGGGTGTTTTTGCACAAGCTGTTTACTAAACTATACACTTCAGGTACAACTGAAAGcagcttttccccttttctttactATGTACTCAGCATCAGCAGAACCCAACCCTCTGTGCTTATGTGAGACTATTGAAAAAACTTGGAGCAACtgttccccctcctcctccactgTGGCGCAGATCATTCCTCACCCACCTACCAATCACCCATATAAGAAAAGTCAGAAGTTTAGGCTTCTCATATTGTGTTCTTCCCTACCTCTCCTGTCAGACACTAACCAGGCACAGGTGTGATGAGGTGGCGCTTGGGCGGCGTGTCCTGTCGGGTGGGCCGAAGAGCAGGTGGCCTCACTGTGGGGAATCAGAAGGCCCGAGGCCTTCTTAGTCAAGCAGAAAACTTCATACCACGCTGTGAATGGAACCTCATGGGATTCGGACTGCAAGAGGGCCATTCAAACACCGACCACCCAACCACACACACCTGCTCGACTTTTGAGTGCTTCATATGCTTCAAGCTCCTTGGGCATCACTAGGCTGTCAAATTTGCTGAGGTCTCCAGGGGTCACTGCACTCCTAGAGGGTACAGGAAGGAAGGGGGTGGTGAGTCCCAAGAAAGGTagtatgtgtgaatgtgtatgactatgtgtgagtgtgtgtgaatgtgtgtgtgagagagtatGGGtgaatgtgtgtgcatgtgtgtgagagagtatgtgagtgtgtgaatgtgtgtgtgagagtgtgtgtgtgaatgtgtatgacTGTGTGAGAgagtgtatgtgaatgtgtatgactgtgagtgtatgtgtgaatgtgtgactgtgtgtgagagagtgtgtgtgaatgtgtgtatgtgtgtgagagtgtgtacgAATGAGTATGactgagagtgtgtgtgtatataagtgtgtgagtgtgtgtgaatgtgtataactgtgtgtaagtgtgtgtgaatgtgtataactgtgtgagtgtgtgagagtgtgtatgtgtgtgtgtgaatgactgtgtgtatgtgtgtaagtgtgtgtgagagtgtgtatgaATATGACtgagagagtgtgtgtatatgagtgtgtgtgtgagcgtgtgaaTGTGTATGACtctgtaagtgtgtgtgtgaatgtgtatgactgtgagtgtgaatgtgtgtgagagtgtgtgaatatgattgtgagtgtgtatgagtgtgtgtgtgaatgtgtgtgagtgtgtatgaatgtgtatgactgtgtgtgagtgtgtgtgtgtgaatgaataTGActatgagagtgtgtgtgtgagtgtatgtgtgtgagagtgtgtatgaATGAGTATGACtgagagtgtgtgtatatatgagtatgtgtgtgagtgtgtgtgaatatgtatgactgtgtgagtgtgaatgtgtgtgagtgtgtgaatgtgtgtgtgaatgtgtatgaatGAGTATGACAgggtgtgtgtgaatgtatgactgtgtgtgagtgtgtatgaatGAGTAtgacagagtgtgtgtgtgtgaatgtgtatgactatgtaagtgtgtgtgtgaatgtgtgtgtatatgactgtgtgaatgtgtgtgtgaatgagtatggctgtgagtgtgtgtgtaaatgtgtgtgtgaatgtgtatgaatGAGTATGACagagtgtgtgtgaatgagtatagctgtgagtgtgtatatgaatgtgtatgattgtgtgtgtgtgaatgtgtatgaatGAGTATGACagagtgtgtgtgaatgagtatagctgtgagtgtgtatgtgaatgtgtatgattgtgtgtgtgaatgtgtatgaatGAGTATGACagagtgtgtgtgaatgagtatagctgtgagtgtgtatgtgaatgtgtatgattatgtgtgtgtgaatgtgtatgaatGAGTATGACagagtgtgtgtgaatgagtatagctgtgagtgtgtgtgtgaatgtgtatgactgtgtaagtgtgtgtgaatgtgtatgtatgtgactgtgtgaatgtgtatgactgtgtgaatgtgtgtgtgaatgtgtatgaatGAGTATGACAgggtgtgtgtgaatgtatgactgtgtgtgagtgtgtatgtgaatgtgtatgaATGAGTAtgacagagtgtgtgtgtgtgaatgtgtatgactatgtaagtgtgtgtgtgaatgtgtgtgtatatgactgtgtgaatgtgtgtgtgaatgagtatggctgtgagtgtgtgtgtaaatgtgtgtgtgaatgtgtatgaatGAGTATGACagagtgtgtgtgaatgagtatagctgtgagtgtgtatgtgaatgtgtatgattgtgtgtgtgtgaatgtgtatgaatGAGTATGACagagtgtgtgtgaatgagtatagctgtgagtgtgtatgtgaatgtgtatgattatgtgtgtgtgaatgtgtatgaatGAGTATGACAGAGTGTATGTGAATGAGTATagctgtgagtgtgtgtgtgaatgtgtatgactgtgtaagtgtgtgtgaatgtgtatgtatgtgactgtgtgaatgtgtatgactgtgtgtgaatgtgtgtgtatgtgactgtgtgtgaatgtgtatgactgtgtgtgtatgactgtgtgtgtatgtgactgtgAATGTGTGCGactgtgtgtgaatgtgtatgactgtgtgtgtgaatgtgtgtgtatgtgactgtgAATGTGTGCGactgtgtgtgaatgtgtatgactgtgtgtgtgtatgtgactgtgtgtgaatgtgtatgactgtgagtgtgtgtgaatgtgtgtgtatatgactGTGAATGTGTGCGACTGTGTGAATGTgtatgactgtgtgtgtgtgaatgtgtgtgtatgtgactgtgtG
The DNA window shown above is from Sminthopsis crassicaudata isolate SCR6 chromosome 2, ASM4859323v1, whole genome shotgun sequence and carries:
- the LZTS2 gene encoding leucine zipper putative tumor suppressor 2 isoform X2 codes for the protein MAIVQTLPVPLEANPENTVSHPPHLPTMGSVSSLISGRPCPGGGPTPCHHAPSGPPFFRQQDGLLLRGGGCRAQEPLCPPVPTRKPVGNAGFAYINEDFRGDSPSSPCSDTEDAREQQARSAHLRGPPPKLIPVSGKLEKNMEKNLIRPTAFKPVLPKPRGPPSLPAFLGPRAGVGGMSGSQGSLTQLFGGPASSSSSSSSSSADKPLTLSGWASGCPSGTLSDSGRNSLSSLPTYSTGGAEPAGSSPVGHLPTDGAGRGVLPGTGSSHRGVPMGPSHSDSGRSSSSKSTGSRGGLLSGGGTRVSPDSGSCGDRSPLPGPPPPPPPPLPDESLLRCALQEKLREREAELQQLRDSLDENEAAICQVYEEKQRRWQREREELQEDCVAQVKQATQRAQRAQQLLQLQVFQLQQEKRQLQDDFAQLLQEREQLERRCAAFEREQSELGPRLEETKWEVCQKSGEISLLKQQLKESQAELVQKGSELAALRVALREARASLRASEGRARGLQEAARARELELEVCTHELQRRKNEAEWLREKAGQLDMAVAGLRGAPEPMPTPDPFLLSESDEAKAQRAAAAGAGGSLRAQVERLRAELQQERRRAEEQQGSFESERLAWQAEKEQVIRYQKQLQHSYIQMYRRNRQLEQELRHLSLELEARELVDYSLPETPPCVHLEEITATEI
- the LZTS2 gene encoding leucine zipper putative tumor suppressor 2 isoform X1, which produces MRNHDSVFLASNKGQGRRRIYVFVWMYVCVGEQVAFKACGQATVPPAMAIVQTLPVPLEANPENTVSHPPHLPTMGSVSSLISGRPCPGGGPTPCHHAPSGPPFFRQQDGLLLRGGGCRAQEPLCPPVPTRKPVGNAGFAYINEDFRGDSPSSPCSDTEDAREQQARSAHLRGPPPKLIPVSGKLEKNMEKNLIRPTAFKPVLPKPRGPPSLPAFLGPRAGVGGMSGSQGSLTQLFGGPASSSSSSSSSSADKPLTLSGWASGCPSGTLSDSGRNSLSSLPTYSTGGAEPAGSSPVGHLPTDGAGRGVLPGTGSSHRGVPMGPSHSDSGRSSSSKSTGSRGGLLSGGGTRVSPDSGSCGDRSPLPGPPPPPPPPLPDESLLRCALQEKLREREAELQQLRDSLDENEAAICQVYEEKQRRWQREREELQEDCVAQVKQATQRAQRAQQLLQLQVFQLQQEKRQLQDDFAQLLQEREQLERRCAAFEREQSELGPRLEETKWEVCQKSGEISLLKQQLKESQAELVQKGSELAALRVALREARASLRASEGRARGLQEAARARELELEVCTHELQRRKNEAEWLREKAGQLDMAVAGLRGAPEPMPTPDPFLLSESDEAKAQRAAAAGAGGSLRAQVERLRAELQQERRRAEEQQGSFESERLAWQAEKEQVIRYQKQLQHSYIQMYRRNRQLEQELRHLSLELEARELVDYSLPETPPCVHLEEITATEI